The Brachyspira hyodysenteriae ATCC 27164 sequence AATCTATTGTATTTTTAGAAGAACTGCAAAAAAGATTAGCAAAAGAAAATGATAAAGATATAGATACTATTAATAGTACTTTAATATCAATGTATATGATTTCAGATGAATTAAATATAGCAAGAAGTTTTATAGAACAAATCATAGTTAATAAACATATTAATAATCAATTCTATATTGATAGAATTTATCTGCATATATTATATAAAGTTCTTGATAATGAAAAGTTTAAAGAATTATATACTAACTTATATAAAAAATATAATATATCAAATCCTAATAAAAAAATATCCGATTTAGTATTAGATTATTCTTTCTATTCATATTTTTTAAGAGATATATCTTTATCTCAAAAATTATTTGAAAATATAAAAGATCTAAATTTACCTGAATTAAATACTTATAATTTTGAACTTATAATAAAATATTTGTCAGATATAAATAAAGCTACAGAACAGCTCAATAAATTAAGAAATATGATGAAATTGGATAATTCAAAAAATGATAATTATGAAAAATATGTAGAAAAAGAAGATATTGAAAATTGGGAAAGAGCTGTTGATTTATGGGAGGGATCTTTTATAGATATAAATTACTTATCTTCTCTTATAACAATACAAAATAATATAAATGTTAAGAAAATTTTAGATGAATTAAAAATAGATGACAATAACAATAATAATAATGAGATGAGCTTAAAAATTGTTCAGAAAGTAGATAAAATTTATAATATGAACATTATAGATTTCAAAAAATTATGTCAAAATTTAATAAGAACAAAATTATCCCATTCCATAATACAAGAATATACTGACAATAATACAAAAAGTGATTATGGAGATGAGGTTAATTATATAACATATAATACTAAAGGAAATAAGAGAGATACTACTTTAATATCTTTTAAGAGATGGAAAAAAATTGAAATTGGCGAATTAATAATAAGAGACTTTTTAATGATGATCAATGAATCAGGAGCTAAAAACGGTATTTTAATAGTGCCTGTAACATTAAGTAATAGTGCTAAAAGTTATGTTTCATATAATAATAAAGTAACTGTTTATTCAAGAAATCAATTTAATAATCTTCTTAAAGAAGAAAAACTATAATAAAATAAATATAAAAAAGTGATAGTTTATTTTTTATAAACCATCACTTTTGAAAATTAAAATAAGCGAAAATTTATTTCAACATTTCTCTGTCTACTAAATCATTTGCAGGAACATAATCATTTATTACCTGTGAGAATACTAAAGTATCAACAAAACCTCCTCTTTTTATAGATAAGAAAAGATCATTATATTCATTTTCAGGCATTCCTAATTTTTTCATAGTTACAGCTTTATAGAATACAGCATCATTAGCAAATCTAGTTCTAGGATATTCTGTAATTACTCTATCAAATAGAGCAATAGCTTCCTGAAGTTCAGTTTTATCATTAGAATAAGTTTGATAAAGCATACCATTCCATAATAATGAAAGAGGCTTAAATTTTTCTATAGTAGTTAATCCCTCTACTTTCTTAAAGCATTCATTAGCTGAAGTAATATGATTTTTTGCTAAAGCATTATTTGATTTTAATTCTTTAGCAAGGAAATAATGAACTATACCTTTAAATTGATATAAATGTCCCACGTCAACATCTTCAGGCAAATTATTAAAATCTAATTTATTTATATAGTTTAGAGCCTGACTATATTCTTTATTTGCTATCATAACTCTTATTTCTCTAATCATCAAAGGATCATCTTGAGAAGTCCAAGGACTATAAAAATTGTATATAGTAGCTTTTAAAGGTCTTTTCTTAACAGGTGCTGCAGATACTGCTGTATTATCTGTATTATCCATAGGAGGAATATTTTGAGCAGGTTTATTATTTACTGCCTGATTATTATTATTTGCTGCAGATGACATATTATTTGATGTATTTCCCATATTATCTGTCATACCATTATTAGTTTCCACAACAACATCATTACTTGATGAATTTTGATATTCCTTTTCTATTTCATTGATATAATCATCTTCTATATTGCCTTCTGCCGGTTTTTTACATGATATAGTAAAAACTAACAATAAAGCTATTAATATTGCTAAAGACTTCTTTATCATTTTCCGCTCCAAACTTATTTTAATATTGTTTTTTTCATTTTCGGAAATTATAAAAAAAGCGTTAGAATAATATTTATTGTTATGATATGTAATTTTCTATATTTTTATAATATAATTTTTGTTTGTATTCTTCTTCTGAATTATCAGCATAAGAATGTATTTTTTTATCGGCATCTGCAAAATATCTGTCATAAGCCTTTTTGCAGTAATTATCATGCTTGCCTTTTATCCCTGTAGGAGGATTTTCAAACTTATAAACACCATTAACCCTCCAAAAGTTTAATATTCCTATACTTATGGCATCAACAGGACATCTAAAAGCACAGCTTGTACACATTACGCATTTATTTTTGAATTTGATATTTCCTTTTTCATCATTATAAATATTATTAACAGGACATTTTTTAACGCATAAATTACAATGAGTGCAAATCTTTTTCACTCTGAATAAATTACCATTAACCTTCATGGCTGGATGCTCTATTCTAAATAAAAATGCTATTAATCTGCCGAATGGAAATTTCTTTAAAAAACACTCTTTACCTTGTAAAACTTCATTAGCCTCTATAACACATAAAGCCTTAGCAGTTTTCCACATCTTGGCAGCAAACTCATCAGTATGTCTAAATATTATATTATAAGGCATTATATAATGATATTCATTTGTAAGTATATAACCCTTTGGCTTAAGTCTTGCCATTAAAGGCTCTGAAGAAATATTATTAATAGTTAAAGGCTCTCCGGAAGTTTTTATAATAAATATTTTCTTCTTATCATTCTTATCAAATTTAGGAAATAATTTTATCAAATCAAAAATAGGATAAGGGGCATTGAATCCATGTATAGGATAAGCAAGCCCTACATAATCATAATCTTTAGGACTAGGCATATTATCAAAATTATCACCTACATTATAGAGTAAAGTTTCAACGCCGTTTTCTTCAAATATTTTTTTATATTCTTTAGCTGCTTTCTCTGTATTACCTGT is a genomic window containing:
- a CDS encoding tetratricopeptide repeat protein, which gives rise to MVYIILSTIVLLILIIIIIIRKIFNNKKTPSLKYIKKQIEELTNKINEDEKDYVSLYQLAKLKEQIEETEEALKIYEKLMQVSFFKEKEELEISKKFESFYENLEKKDDAFKYTLKIAKLDPNNMFYNIKTGTILCNEGYYILASDYFNKAILNKNEFDIDNLKAAAFTFFKIKDYKKSIVFLEELQKRLAKENDKDIDTINSTLISMYMISDELNIARSFIEQIIVNKHINNQFYIDRIYLHILYKVLDNEKFKELYTNLYKKYNISNPNKKISDLVLDYSFYSYFLRDISLSQKLFENIKDLNLPELNTYNFELIIKYLSDINKATEQLNKLRNMMKLDNSKNDNYEKYVEKEDIENWERAVDLWEGSFIDINYLSSLITIQNNINVKKILDELKIDDNNNNNNEMSLKIVQKVDKIYNMNIIDFKKLCQNLIRTKLSHSIIQEYTDNNTKSDYGDEVNYITYNTKGNKRDTTLISFKRWKKIEIGELIIRDFLMMINESGAKNGILIVPVTLSNSAKSYVSYNNKVTVYSRNQFNNLLKEEKL
- a CDS encoding tetratricopeptide repeat protein; translated protein: MIKKSLAILIALLLVFTISCKKPAEGNIEDDYINEIEKEYQNSSSNDVVVETNNGMTDNMGNTSNNMSSAANNNNQAVNNKPAQNIPPMDNTDNTAVSAAPVKKRPLKATIYNFYSPWTSQDDPLMIREIRVMIANKEYSQALNYINKLDFNNLPEDVDVGHLYQFKGIVHYFLAKELKSNNALAKNHITSANECFKKVEGLTTIEKFKPLSLLWNGMLYQTYSNDKTELQEAIALFDRVITEYPRTRFANDAVFYKAVTMKKLGMPENEYNDLFLSIKRGGFVDTLVFSQVINDYVPANDLVDREMLK
- a CDS encoding EFR1 family ferrodoxin (N-terminal region resembles flavodoxins. C-terminal ferrodoxin region binds two 4Fe-4S clusters.), with translation MSENKKAVIYCFSGTGNTEKAAKEYKKIFEENGVETLLYNVGDNFDNMPSPKDYDYVGLAYPIHGFNAPYPIFDLIKLFPKFDKNDKKKIFIIKTSGEPLTINNISSEPLMARLKPKGYILTNEYHYIMPYNIIFRHTDEFAAKMWKTAKALCVIEANEVLQGKECFLKKFPFGRLIAFLFRIEHPAMKVNGNLFRVKKICTHCNLCVKKCPVNNIYNDEKGNIKFKNKCVMCTSCAFRCPVDAISIGILNFWRVNGVYKFENPPTGIKGKHDNYCKKAYDRYFADADKKIHSYADNSEEEYKQKLYYKNIENYIS